Proteins from a genomic interval of Rhipicephalus microplus isolate Deutch F79 chromosome 6, USDA_Rmic, whole genome shotgun sequence:
- the LOC119168198 gene encoding plasminogen activator inhibitor 1, which translates to MHRLLITAYALFLVVVTNTSASRKQPVFSTVARDVLYKGATSLTLEVLDYHGSRPESDATLRKEPNTLLSPLALALSFALVLEGSVARTIDRVLETLRWQLLRDSDIRYVMAHALHRLSHFPSDSVRVEAAAFVQRDFDVTRTYRQSLDTYYGADVLLVNFLDRRAALVALNAWVCRVTSRVILRLLLDNTSEIDSASRFMAAGVLTLKLSFDQPFQNPRVQLPFTSELQSQSIEAMHTVGTFGYKQFADRGFDAVALPLLSGNLSLVVLVPAEGSTVTSVRKNLIANPDWLLNLQAEMEPRVVEVTLPRFKVTSVCGLKSALTALDYGHLFDRFQTNMAAVSRHGHAYVANIMNAVSLDVGPVTSTSPTVTEAAPTASPTVAFHVNRPFIYVVADKTDGLPLAIGQFVDPSSSAAEASNNL; encoded by the exons ATGCACAGGCTTCTGATTACAG CTTACGCTCTGTTTCTCGTTGTGGTGACGAACACCTCGGCCAGCCGGAAACAACCTGTGTTCAGTACGGTGGCCAGAGATGTTCTCTACAAAGGCGCAACCTCGCTTACCCTGGAGGTGCTGGACTACCACGGGTCCCGACCAGAGAG TGACGCCACCCTGCGAAAGGAGCCGAACACCCTCTTGTCTCCCTTGGCTCTCGCCCTGTCGTTCGCGCTCGTCCTGGAAGGATCGGTGGCCCGGACCATAGACCGCGTCCTCGAGACACTCCGCTGGCAACTGCTCAGGGACTCGGACATCCGCTACGTCATGGCTCACGCTCTGCATCGCCTGTCGCACTTCCCAAGCGACAGCGTGCGCGTCGAGGCGGCCGCGTTCGTCCAGCGCGACTTTGACGTCACCAGGACGTATCGGCAGTCCCTGGACACGTACTACGGCGCCGACGTCCTGTTGGTCAACTTCCTCGACCGCAGGGCGGCGCTCGTGGCTCTGAACGCGTGGGTGTGCCGAGTGACATCACGC GTAATCCTGCGGCTACTCTTGGACAACACCTCGGAGATCGACTCCGCGTCAAGGTTCATGGCCGCGGGCGTCCTCACCCTGAAGCTATCGTTCGATCAGCCCTTCCAAAATCCCAGAGTTCAGCTGCCATTCACCTCCGAGTTGCAGTCGCAGTCCATCGAGGCCATGCATACGGTGGGAACGTTCGGCTACAAGCAGTTCGCAGACCGTGGTTTCGACGCTGTGGCCTTGCCGCTGCTGTCCGGGAACCTGAGCCTGGTCGTTCTGGTGCCTGCCGAGGGCTCTACCGTGACTTCAGTCCGCAAGAACCTCATTGCAAACCCGGATTGGTTGCTCAACCTCCAGGCTGAGATGGAGCCGAGGGTTGTCGAGGTTACGCTACCTCGGTTCAAG GTCACATCCGTGTGCGGACTCAAGTCGGCACTGACTGCCCTGGACTATGGCCACCTGTTCGACCGATTCCAGACGAACATGGCGGCGGTGAGCCGGCACGGTCACGCCTACGTGGCCAACATCATGAACGCCGTCTCACTCGACGTCGGCCCCGTCACGTCGACGTCACCGACGGTGACCGAAGCTGCCCCGACAGCGTCTCCCACGGTCGCGTTTCACGTCAACAGGCCCTTCATATACGTGGTCGCCGACAAGACGGACGGCCTGCCCCTGGCCATTGGGCAGTTTGTAGATCCGTCAAGCTCGGCTGCCGAGGCTTCGAACAACTTGTGA